A genomic region of Bradyrhizobium sp. ORS 278 contains the following coding sequences:
- a CDS encoding lytic transglycosylase domain-containing protein: MNMVLLIRTIRLRRWVAATGFGVLLGAAAGALALASEAERAEDSPAASMLDNESDSEIPPLQLERFAPRPLSAADLPPASPFARGATSRGLRATSMILPRDWRAQRSEYRDLIEREASAEGVPPAIVDAVMAVESSYVPTVVGLDGEIGLMQVMPSTARMLGFTGTAEQLADPAANIRYGTKYLAGAWRLAGGDLCTAAMKYRAGHGETRFSYLSIAYCLRIRSHLAAQGVQVSGDVPQATFGRSVATARTDASVSGRPLDIVSLNMKLHVLTRRNADRAAP, encoded by the coding sequence ATGAACATGGTCCTGCTGATCCGGACGATACGCTTGAGGCGATGGGTTGCCGCGACTGGTTTCGGTGTGTTGCTCGGTGCGGCGGCCGGCGCGTTAGCCCTAGCGAGTGAGGCGGAGCGGGCGGAGGATAGCCCGGCCGCGAGCATGCTCGACAACGAATCCGACAGTGAGATTCCGCCGCTGCAGCTCGAGCGCTTCGCCCCCAGGCCCTTGTCGGCCGCGGACCTGCCGCCCGCTAGCCCGTTCGCGCGCGGGGCGACGAGCCGCGGTCTGCGTGCGACCAGCATGATCCTGCCGCGGGACTGGCGCGCACAACGTTCCGAGTACCGCGACTTGATCGAGCGTGAGGCATCAGCGGAAGGGGTGCCGCCGGCCATCGTCGATGCGGTCATGGCCGTCGAGAGCAGCTATGTTCCGACGGTGGTCGGACTTGATGGCGAGATCGGCCTGATGCAGGTCATGCCCTCAACCGCGCGCATGCTTGGCTTCACCGGGACGGCCGAGCAGCTTGCGGACCCCGCGGCGAACATCCGTTACGGCACCAAATATCTGGCGGGCGCGTGGCGTCTCGCGGGTGGCGACCTCTGTACCGCCGCCATGAAATATCGGGCCGGTCACGGCGAGACACGCTTTTCATATTTGTCGATTGCCTATTGCCTGCGAATTCGCAGTCACCTCGCCGCGCAGGGCGTCCAGGTCTCAGGAGACGTGCCGCAGGCGACCTTTGGACGCTCCGTCGCCACAGCGCGCACAGATGCATCCGTATCGGGGCGTCCGCTCGACATCGTTTCCCTGAACATGAAGCTCCACGTCCTGACACGCCGTAACGCGGACAGAGCTGCGCCATAA
- a CDS encoding RNA polymerase sigma factor: protein MAIDNIRTLRDLMLANYSVIDQQLTRRLGSADLASEVLQETYLKIESMHSTDEIKSPKAYLFRIALNIANDHRRAQARRLTTEEVDVLLDIPDDRPSPEREIEERSDIALLRRALADLPERRRQVLMLSRIEGLPHREIAQRMGVTVRTVESDLKQAVEHCADRLKRPTVKFGFAVRRTSNLQRRVVRDGSIGPSVSPRALDRDQKNRSIAPQDSPGATSHRMDIATEVRGSDAGRRGGAARVARAKPGA, encoded by the coding sequence ATGGCGATCGACAACATCAGAACGTTGCGCGACTTGATGCTTGCGAACTACAGCGTCATCGATCAGCAGCTCACGCGCCGTCTGGGATCGGCCGATCTGGCGTCGGAGGTCCTTCAGGAGACCTATCTCAAGATCGAGTCCATGCACTCGACCGACGAGATCAAGAGTCCGAAGGCCTATCTTTTCCGGATCGCACTGAACATCGCCAATGACCACCGGCGCGCTCAGGCGCGGCGCCTCACCACCGAGGAGGTCGACGTCCTGCTCGACATTCCGGATGATCGTCCGAGCCCAGAGCGTGAAATCGAGGAGCGTTCGGATATCGCGCTGCTGCGACGGGCTCTGGCGGACCTCCCGGAACGGCGTCGTCAAGTGCTAATGCTGTCGCGCATCGAGGGGCTACCTCATCGCGAGATCGCACAGCGGATGGGCGTGACTGTCCGGACGGTCGAGAGCGATCTGAAGCAGGCGGTGGAGCACTGCGCCGACCGTCTGAAGCGCCCCACGGTCAAATTCGGTTTTGCTGTCCGCCGTACGTCTAACCTTCAGAGACGTGTCGTTCGGGACGGATCCATCGGGCCCAGCGTCTCCCCAAGAGCGTTGGACCGTGATCAAAAGAACCGATCGATCGCCCCGCAAGACTCCCCTGGCGCGACAAGCCACCGCATGGATATTGCGACTGAAGTCAGGGGAAGTGACGCTGGCCGACGCGGAGGAGCTGCTCGAGTGGCGCGCGCGAAGCCCGGCGCATGA
- a CDS encoding ShlB/FhaC/HecB family hemolysin secretion/activation protein, whose protein sequence is MLSVLLLSVAHGPLLANTDGDTGKTPSADKPATKKLKPKQNPGDGARADKGTATKPSPRFDIDEYRVEGADRLPQIDVEAAVYPFLGPGRSAEDVEKARAALEKAYHDRGLQTVGVSIPEQDATRGFVVLKVAENKVGRLRVKGSRYFDLAKIKESAPSLKEGTVPDFKAVTRDIVSLNQWPDRRVTPALRAGVTPGTVDVDLNVEDTYPLHGSYEINNRQSPSTSALRSSIVLHYDNFWQRGDSANVSYQEASLNRKDAMVVSGSYLARTDRDWLNVLLYGVKSWSSVATVGGANVIGPGQVIGARAVITLPAKGDLVHNISLGADYKNFAQTLSLAGGSFSSPVNYVPMVASYGATWKIENALTQLNVAITGGTRGIGSSLQEFDAKRFNATPSFIHLKADLSHTQDLPGGMQLFAKVQGQIADQPLVSSEQFSLGGQDTVRGYLESEALGDYGTAGTLEIRSPDVTPYFQQKLENPMGAPINFNLFNDWRFYVFADAGRAKIIDPLPDQQSRFDLASYGVGTRVRMLNHFNGVFLIGVPLINQQATIVNHPRFSFRFWGEF, encoded by the coding sequence GTGCTGTCCGTACTCCTGCTGAGCGTGGCGCACGGGCCGCTCCTGGCCAACACCGACGGCGATACCGGCAAGACGCCTTCGGCGGACAAGCCTGCGACAAAGAAACTGAAGCCGAAGCAGAACCCGGGCGACGGAGCAAGAGCCGACAAGGGGACGGCTACAAAGCCGAGCCCACGCTTCGATATCGACGAATATCGCGTCGAGGGGGCTGACAGGCTGCCGCAGATCGATGTCGAAGCTGCGGTTTATCCGTTCCTCGGTCCGGGGCGATCGGCCGAAGATGTCGAGAAGGCCCGTGCGGCGTTGGAGAAGGCCTATCATGATCGCGGTCTGCAGACCGTCGGCGTTTCCATACCGGAGCAGGATGCGACGCGTGGCTTCGTCGTGCTCAAGGTCGCCGAGAACAAAGTCGGCCGTCTACGCGTGAAGGGCTCGCGCTACTTCGATCTTGCCAAGATCAAGGAGAGTGCGCCGTCGCTCAAGGAAGGCACGGTGCCCGACTTCAAGGCCGTCACCAGGGATATCGTCAGTCTCAATCAATGGCCGGACCGTCGAGTCACGCCGGCGCTGCGCGCGGGCGTCACGCCCGGCACCGTCGACGTCGATTTGAACGTCGAGGACACCTATCCGCTGCACGGCAGCTACGAGATCAACAATCGGCAGAGCCCGAGCACATCGGCGCTGCGCTCCAGCATCGTGCTTCACTACGACAATTTTTGGCAAAGGGGCGATTCCGCCAATGTGAGCTACCAGGAGGCCTCTCTCAATCGAAAGGACGCCATGGTGGTCTCCGGCTCGTATCTCGCGCGAACGGACCGCGACTGGCTCAATGTCCTGTTATATGGGGTGAAGTCCTGGAGTTCGGTCGCGACCGTCGGCGGAGCCAATGTGATCGGTCCCGGCCAGGTGATTGGCGCCCGTGCCGTGATTACGCTTCCGGCCAAGGGCGATCTCGTGCACAACATCTCGCTCGGTGCCGACTACAAGAACTTCGCGCAGACGCTGTCGCTCGCTGGCGGCTCTTTTAGCTCGCCTGTGAACTACGTGCCAATGGTGGCGAGCTACGGAGCGACTTGGAAGATCGAGAATGCGCTGACCCAGCTCAACGTGGCGATCACCGGCGGCACCCGCGGGATCGGCAGCTCTCTCCAGGAGTTCGATGCCAAGCGTTTCAATGCAACCCCCAGCTTCATTCATCTGAAGGCGGATCTGTCGCACACCCAGGACCTGCCGGGCGGCATGCAGCTGTTCGCAAAGGTGCAGGGGCAGATCGCCGATCAGCCACTGGTGTCGAGCGAACAGTTCAGCCTCGGCGGACAGGATACGGTCCGCGGCTATCTCGAATCGGAAGCCCTCGGCGATTACGGTACGGCTGGCACGCTGGAGATTCGCTCGCCGGACGTCACGCCCTATTTCCAGCAGAAGCTGGAGAATCCGATGGGCGCTCCGATCAATTTCAATCTCTTCAACGATTGGCGTTTCTATGTCTTCGCCGACGCTGGCCGTGCGAAGATCATTGATCCGCTGCCCGACCAGCAATCGCGTTTCGATCTCGCCAGCTATGGTGTCGGTACGCGCGTGAGGATGCTCAATCACTTCAACGGAGTGTTCCTGATCGGAGTGCCGCTGATCAATCAGCAGGCCACGATCGTCAATCATCCGCGCTTCAGCTTTCGTTTCTGGGGAGAGTTCTAG
- a CDS encoding DUF2341 domain-containing protein, whose protein sequence is MTRVNARPRRSLTWSGQAMLLIALLITLWPGSASAWWNEQWTLRKKITIDTAPTGAAITDPIGLTPVLVRLHIGNFRFGAAKDDGGDLRFVAADDKTPLKHHVEKYDPLLGEALVWVGVPDLKPGAKNEVWLYYGNQKAPAAVDAKGTYDQDTVLVYHFAERGGPAQDVSAWANGAQSAVPAADGALIGQGARFDGQTSITLPGSPSLVVAEGGELSWSVWVKMAAPQPRAVLYTRSEGANSFTIGLDNGVPFVEILNNGATQRANGAAALDAGTWRHLAVTAKSNQVTLFVDGNPVAPIPAALPTMTGTAQIGRAVPAASSAADAPSASAVVAPAADAPAAASSDPAAPAAAPPAGFVGDIDELQIAKAARPAGFIKLAAIGQGPEQAKLISFSVDEENASWLSGYFAVILRSVTLDGWVVIGLLAVMAVISWFVMYDRVSYLNRISRANATFLKHFRDGTVEISELLSADQQDTDLSLGGRITKKKETRALQRSPLFRLFNLGAEQIRRRFARGQSSLSGPAIESIRAVLDSGFVQETQRLNRMMVMLTIAISGGPFLGLLGTVVGVMITFAAIAATGDVNVNAIAPGIAAALVATVAGLGVAIPALFAYNYLITRIKDATSEMQVFIDEMITRIAETYSGNHTAQAAE, encoded by the coding sequence ATGACGCGCGTCAACGCCCGTCCGCGCCGCTCGCTGACCTGGAGTGGTCAGGCGATGTTGCTGATTGCACTCCTGATCACGTTGTGGCCGGGCAGCGCCTCGGCGTGGTGGAACGAGCAATGGACCCTGCGCAAGAAGATCACGATCGACACCGCGCCGACGGGCGCGGCGATCACCGACCCGATCGGTCTGACACCGGTGCTGGTGCGGCTGCATATCGGAAACTTCCGATTCGGCGCGGCCAAGGACGATGGCGGCGACTTGCGCTTCGTCGCGGCGGACGACAAGACGCCGCTGAAGCATCACGTCGAGAAATACGATCCGCTGCTCGGTGAAGCCCTGGTCTGGGTCGGCGTGCCCGACCTCAAGCCCGGCGCGAAGAACGAGGTCTGGCTGTATTACGGCAATCAGAAAGCGCCGGCGGCGGTCGATGCCAAGGGCACCTATGATCAGGACACGGTGCTCGTGTATCATTTCGCCGAGCGCGGCGGGCCGGCGCAGGACGTGTCGGCCTGGGCCAACGGCGCGCAGAGCGCGGTGCCGGCCGCCGACGGGGCCCTCATCGGGCAGGGCGCGCGGTTCGACGGACAAACCTCGATCACGCTGCCCGGATCGCCATCGCTGGTCGTGGCCGAAGGCGGCGAGCTCAGTTGGTCGGTTTGGGTCAAGATGGCCGCGCCGCAGCCGCGGGCGGTGCTTTACACCCGCTCGGAGGGGGCGAACAGCTTCACGATTGGTCTCGACAATGGCGTGCCCTTTGTCGAGATCCTCAACAACGGCGCGACACAGCGCGCAAACGGTGCGGCTGCGCTGGACGCCGGGACGTGGCGACACCTGGCCGTGACGGCCAAGAGCAACCAGGTGACGCTGTTCGTCGACGGCAATCCCGTCGCGCCGATCCCAGCTGCGCTACCGACGATGACCGGGACCGCACAGATCGGGCGCGCGGTGCCGGCGGCCAGCTCAGCGGCTGATGCCCCTTCCGCATCGGCTGTCGTGGCGCCGGCCGCGGATGCGCCCGCGGCTGCGTCTTCCGATCCCGCCGCACCAGCTGCGGCGCCGCCGGCGGGCTTCGTTGGCGATATCGATGAACTGCAGATCGCCAAGGCCGCGCGTCCGGCCGGCTTCATCAAGCTCGCGGCGATCGGCCAGGGGCCCGAGCAGGCCAAGCTGATCTCGTTCAGCGTCGACGAAGAGAACGCGAGCTGGCTGAGCGGCTACTTCGCGGTCATCCTGCGGTCGGTGACGCTCGACGGCTGGGTCGTGATCGGCCTGCTCGCTGTGATGGCCGTGATCAGCTGGTTCGTGATGTACGATCGCGTCTCCTATCTCAACCGGATCTCGCGTGCCAACGCGACATTCCTCAAGCATTTCCGCGACGGCACGGTGGAAATATCCGAACTGTTGAGCGCCGATCAGCAGGACACCGATCTGTCGCTCGGCGGCCGCATCACCAAGAAGAAGGAAACGCGAGCGCTGCAGCGCTCGCCGCTGTTCCGACTGTTCAATCTCGGCGCCGAGCAGATCCGCCGCCGCTTCGCGCGTGGTCAGAGCAGCCTGTCAGGACCTGCTATCGAGTCGATCCGGGCAGTGTTGGACAGCGGTTTCGTCCAGGAGACACAGCGGCTCAACCGCATGATGGTGATGCTGACCATCGCCATCTCTGGCGGACCGTTCCTCGGCCTGCTCGGCACCGTGGTCGGCGTCATGATCACCTTCGCAGCGATCGCCGCCACGGGCGACGTGAACGTCAACGCGATCGCGCCCGGCATCGCCGCGGCCCTGGTCGCGACCGTGGCCGGCCTCGGCGTCGCGATCCCGGCGTTGTTCGCCTACAACTACCTCATCACGCGGATCAAGGATGCCACCAGTGAGATGCAGGTGTTCATCGACGAGATGATCACACGCATCGCCGAGACCTATTCCGGCAACCACACGGCACAAGCAGCGGAGTGA
- a CDS encoding biopolymer transporter ExbD, whose product MQVQTESKPYDDINITPMLDLAYVLLVIFIIMTTATVQGMKVNLPKASAAPSLAQQTTKAITVTNDGKIFLDTIPVTMAELEQRLVQQRALTPEFPIVLRGDRETQYQNVVDVLDLLGRLNFNQVGMATKPLVK is encoded by the coding sequence ATGCAGGTCCAAACCGAAAGCAAGCCCTATGACGACATCAACATCACGCCGATGCTCGATCTTGCCTACGTCCTACTGGTGATCTTCATCATCATGACGACGGCAACCGTGCAGGGAATGAAGGTCAATCTGCCGAAGGCAAGTGCCGCGCCGAGCCTTGCGCAGCAGACCACCAAGGCCATCACCGTGACCAATGACGGCAAGATCTTCCTGGATACAATCCCGGTCACGATGGCGGAACTCGAACAACGGCTTGTGCAGCAGCGCGCGCTGACTCCTGAATTTCCCATCGTACTCCGCGGCGATCGCGAGACCCAGTACCAGAACGTGGTCGACGTGCTCGATCTGCTCGGGCGTCTCAACTTCAATCAGGTCGGCATGGCCACCAAGCCGCTGGTGAAGTGA
- a CDS encoding TonB C-terminal domain-containing protein, producing the protein MSDNDQTDSDQPSARRLALMIGGGLGVLMLMAFGIYTLLGGDREPPRKVNEMTIVAIVPLPPPPPPPPPPPPQEQQPEQKMVEQTPVKQEIIEEKPVDIPKDAPPDAPNNDAPPGPLGLDDAGKGPGELLGRPGGRGLIGGGGGGGGGGSRWGWYASIVQTQIEAALRANEKTRRAVMQIQVRLWSDAGGRINRVQLVTSTGNTELDAVIRDQVLGSLTLREPPPKDMPMPIITRVTARAPS; encoded by the coding sequence ATGAGCGACAACGATCAGACCGACAGCGACCAGCCGTCCGCGCGCCGCCTTGCGCTGATGATCGGCGGCGGGCTGGGCGTGCTCATGCTGATGGCGTTCGGCATCTACACGCTGCTCGGCGGGGACCGCGAGCCGCCGCGCAAGGTCAACGAGATGACGATCGTCGCGATCGTACCGCTGCCGCCTCCGCCGCCCCCTCCACCACCACCGCCGCCCCAGGAGCAGCAGCCGGAGCAGAAGATGGTGGAGCAGACGCCGGTGAAGCAGGAGATCATCGAGGAAAAGCCCGTCGATATTCCAAAGGACGCGCCGCCCGATGCGCCCAACAATGACGCGCCGCCTGGCCCACTCGGTCTCGACGATGCCGGCAAGGGACCGGGCGAGCTGCTGGGCCGCCCCGGCGGCCGCGGATTGATCGGCGGAGGCGGTGGCGGAGGTGGCGGCGGCAGCCGCTGGGGCTGGTACGCGAGCATCGTGCAGACCCAGATCGAGGCTGCGCTCCGCGCCAACGAGAAGACGCGTCGCGCGGTGATGCAGATCCAGGTGAGGCTCTGGTCGGACGCGGGCGGCCGTATCAATCGCGTGCAGCTCGTGACGTCGACCGGCAACACCGAACTCGACGCGGTGATCCGCGACCAGGTGCTCGGCAGCCTGACGCTGCGCGAGCCGCCACCAAAGGACATGCCCATGCCCATCATCACGCGCGTCACGGCGCGCGCGCCGAGCTGA
- a CDS encoding putative porin, with product MGQAELKKQGMAAAAAVIMLAAVGPAVAQDDSAPVRRPSVSRNAAPSANATVNLINLLVKQGVLTDEQATALVKQADDEAYVARQAVSTATSRADDAAKTAAAAANATSPPGTKRVTYVPEIVKKQLRDEIRQEVMAKAEKENWASPGKYPEWAQRLRFYGDVRVRYEGDFFGKNNNPFAATNYNAINSGSPFDVSNFSNPYLYPTYDTDQNRNRARLRARLGLDADLFDGFSAGIRLATGDGSSPVSFNASLGGNGGNFSKYNIWIDRGFVKYKVQDIATLQAGRFDNPFFSPTDLVYHRDLGFDGFAAQIKYPELSNITPFAVGGAFPIFNTDINAGSVYNQLNQIDPTIGKARSEDRWMFGGQLGAISRPLPDTEFTLAAAYYDFTNVQGRLSSSCYVFGTQDFCNTDLKRPLFAQKGNTYMQLRNIRWVPENTFGRDNQFQYFGLASGFRDLVISSRLDLAHFYPIHIILDGEFVQNLAWDRADIAAKVAANPLGTSATAPCVSNSANANTQACFGPYVGGNKGYLGRLTVGHRDLKELWDWNAFVGYKYLESDAVIDAFTDSDFGLGGTNLKGYFIGGNVAIGRNTTIGARWLSANQVAGAPYAVDVFQVDLSARF from the coding sequence ATGGGGCAGGCTGAGTTGAAGAAGCAGGGCATGGCCGCGGCTGCAGCCGTCATCATGCTGGCGGCGGTGGGCCCGGCCGTCGCGCAGGACGACAGCGCGCCCGTGCGCCGCCCGTCGGTCTCGCGCAATGCGGCGCCGTCTGCGAATGCAACGGTCAACCTGATCAACCTGCTGGTCAAGCAGGGCGTGCTGACCGACGAGCAGGCGACCGCGCTGGTGAAGCAGGCCGACGACGAGGCCTATGTCGCGCGCCAGGCCGTGAGCACGGCGACTTCGCGGGCCGACGATGCGGCGAAGACTGCGGCCGCCGCCGCGAATGCCACCTCGCCGCCTGGCACCAAGCGCGTCACCTATGTCCCCGAGATCGTCAAGAAGCAGCTGCGCGACGAGATCCGCCAGGAAGTCATGGCCAAGGCCGAAAAAGAGAACTGGGCGTCGCCGGGGAAGTACCCGGAGTGGGCGCAGCGGCTGCGATTCTATGGCGATGTCCGCGTACGCTATGAAGGGGATTTCTTCGGCAAGAACAATAATCCGTTCGCGGCGACGAACTATAACGCAATAAACTCTGGTAGTCCGTTCGACGTATCCAATTTCAGCAATCCTTATCTTTACCCGACCTACGATACCGACCAGAACCGGAATAGGGCCCGTTTGCGGGCGAGGCTTGGGCTAGACGCAGATCTTTTTGACGGCTTCTCTGCAGGCATTCGTTTAGCCACCGGGGACGGTAGCTCGCCGGTGTCGTTCAACGCCAGCTTGGGAGGCAATGGCGGCAACTTCAGCAAGTACAATATTTGGATTGATCGTGGCTTCGTAAAGTACAAGGTGCAGGATATCGCAACGCTTCAAGCAGGCCGGTTCGACAATCCGTTCTTCAGCCCGACCGACCTCGTCTATCATCGCGATCTGGGCTTTGATGGCTTCGCCGCCCAAATCAAATACCCGGAATTGTCGAACATAACGCCATTTGCGGTTGGGGGGGCGTTTCCGATCTTCAATACCGATATCAACGCCGGATCGGTCTACAATCAATTGAATCAGATCGACCCGACGATTGGCAAGGCTCGTAGCGAGGACCGATGGATGTTCGGTGGTCAGTTGGGGGCCATCAGTCGCCCGCTACCAGATACCGAGTTCACTTTGGCAGCCGCTTACTACGATTTCACCAATGTTCAAGGACGGCTCTCCAGCTCTTGCTACGTGTTTGGAACGCAGGATTTCTGCAACACGGATCTGAAGCGTCCGTTGTTTGCTCAAAAAGGCAATACTTACATGCAGCTTCGCAATATCAGGTGGGTACCCGAGAATACGTTTGGACGGGACAATCAATTCCAATACTTTGGCCTCGCATCCGGCTTCCGTGATCTGGTTATCAGTTCACGGCTGGATCTCGCTCATTTTTATCCGATCCACATTATCCTCGACGGTGAATTTGTTCAAAACCTTGCCTGGGATCGTGCGGATATCGCAGCAAAGGTTGCTGCCAATCCGCTCGGCACAAGCGCGACGGCACCTTGCGTCAGTAATTCGGCAAACGCGAACACTCAAGCTTGCTTTGGTCCCTATGTCGGCGGCAACAAAGGCTATCTCGGCCGGCTCACCGTCGGTCACCGCGACCTGAAGGAGTTGTGGGACTGGAATGCCTTCGTCGGCTATAAATACCTGGAGTCGGATGCCGTGATCGACGCCTTCACCGACTCCGATTTCGGTCTCGGCGGCACCAACCTCAAGGGCTATTTCATCGGCGGCAATGTCGCGATCGGGCGGAACACCACGATCGGCGCACGCTGGCTGAGCGCCAACCAGGTCGCGGGCGCGCCTTACGCCGTCGACGTGTTCCAGGTCGATTTGAGCGCGAGGTTCTGA
- a CDS encoding peptidylprolyl isomerase: MTGPRATFLLATTLCLAAAQASAQSRTPAAAATPAPTRGAAPATPPAAAKPAAGEERGAIRNDEVVARVGDSDVTADEVRATIVTLDPRQQAALMRDPALLSQTVRAILANRLVLKEALAKKWDQQPAVVAQLARARESILTEGYLQSVTQPPDSYPSEADIKAAYEVNMSAFLVPRRFRIAQILVALANDADKAAEDAAKKKLEDVVRKLKQPGTDFAALARASSDETATAEKDGEIGWVPEPNLRGEIRSQVAGLAKGGVTDPIRLDDGWHVVKLLDTDASTTRPLAEVKDVLIQRLRAERADANRRAYVAELVKQTPSVVNEIALGRLFGAKPETAAK; encoded by the coding sequence ATGACGGGGCCGCGCGCAACATTCCTTCTCGCTACGACGCTCTGCCTGGCGGCGGCGCAGGCATCTGCGCAGAGCCGCACGCCGGCCGCCGCGGCGACGCCGGCCCCGACCCGCGGCGCCGCGCCGGCGACGCCGCCCGCAGCGGCCAAGCCGGCCGCCGGTGAGGAGCGGGGGGCGATCCGCAACGACGAGGTGGTCGCCCGCGTCGGCGACAGCGACGTCACGGCCGACGAGGTACGCGCCACGATCGTGACGCTCGATCCGCGGCAGCAGGCGGCTTTGATGCGCGACCCCGCGCTGCTCAGCCAGACCGTCCGCGCCATCCTCGCCAATCGGCTGGTGCTCAAGGAGGCGTTGGCCAAGAAGTGGGACCAGCAGCCGGCGGTCGTCGCGCAGCTTGCGCGCGCCCGGGAGAGCATCCTCACGGAGGGTTACCTTCAGTCGGTGACGCAGCCGCCGGACTCCTACCCGAGCGAGGCGGATATCAAGGCGGCCTATGAGGTCAACATGAGCGCGTTCCTGGTGCCGCGCCGCTTCCGCATTGCGCAGATTCTGGTCGCGCTCGCCAATGATGCCGACAAGGCCGCTGAGGACGCCGCGAAGAAGAAGCTCGAAGACGTCGTCCGCAAGCTGAAGCAGCCGGGAACCGACTTTGCCGCGCTGGCGCGGGCCAGTTCGGACGAGACGGCGACCGCGGAGAAGGACGGCGAGATCGGCTGGGTGCCCGAGCCGAACCTGCGCGGCGAAATCCGCAGCCAGGTCGCAGGCCTCGCGAAGGGCGGCGTCACCGACCCGATCCGGCTCGATGACGGTTGGCACGTCGTCAAGCTGCTCGACACGGATGCCTCGACCACGCGTCCGCTTGCCGAGGTCAAGGACGTCCTGATCCAGCGGCTGCGCGCGGAGCGGGCCGACGCCAATCGCCGCGCCTATGTCGCGGAACTGGTCAAGCAGACGCCATCGGTCGTTAACGAGATCGCTCTGGGGCGGCTGTTCGGGGCCAAGCCGGAGACCGCGGCAAAATAA